The proteins below are encoded in one region of Colletotrichum lupini chromosome 5, complete sequence:
- a CDS encoding RNA exonuclease — translation MALYQQPQNPYGAPSLVIEPTQSYLYHLRSMAHRKDILIKSGFILNPLSERDIDDKKRCRRCNLRCSNNRNKFKSNGKGSHADAKSSSVQPKTKTFTRSSSTADEEPEGAKGDEKPAKPVLKCQYHTGRVINMRWNCCRVHVSEPGCTYAPEHLVRNYPSGEIHDRHQFHKTPTHALLDLGTDTVPSAQRAPRLAVAMDCEMGVAYDGESELIRVTLVDYFTSEILLDSLVYPQVRMAHYNTRFSGVSRQDMQAARSKGKCITGGLANVRAAVWEWVSAETIVVGHAVHNDLASLRWIHPKVVDSLILATNVRAETERLEAEEEERANKEAEKAAAEAAAEAVAEGGVNLEEEDLISFDKPESLEKTDEGGGLAERKPQKRKAGGLSLKALTSEMLGRDIQKGRVGHDSLEDALASRDLVHCFVAKKLAESVQDGGPIIPGFW, via the exons ATGGCTCTCTACCAGCAACCCCAAAACCCGTATGGGGCCCCGTCCCTCGTCATCGAGCCGACCCAGAGCTACCTCTACCATCTCCGATCAATGGCCCATCGGAAAGACATCCTCATCAAGAGCGGCTTCATCCTCAATCCACTGTCTGAGAGGGATATTGACGATAAGAAGCGATGCCGCAGATGTAACCTCCGCT GCTCCAACAACAGGAACAAATTCAAATCGAATGGGAAAGGGTCACACGCCGATGCGAAGTCCTCATCTGTTCAGCCCAAGACCAAAACGTTCACCAGATCTTCTTCCACAGCCGACGAGGAGCCCGAGGGCGCAAAAGGGGACGAGAAGCCCGCAAAGCCGGTCCTTAAGTGTCAGTATCACACCGGCCGCGTCATAAATATG CGCTGGAACTGCTGCAGAGTCCACGTTTCCGAGCCAGGCTGCACGTACGCTCCAGAGCACCTCGTCCGGAACTATCCCTCGGGTGAAATCCACGACCGTCACCAATTCCACAAAACCCCGACTCACGCCCTCCTGGACCTGGGAACTGACACCGTGCCGTCCGCTCAGAGGGCACCGCGTCTCGCCGTCGCCATGGACTGCGAAATGGGCGTGGCCTACGACGGAGAATCCGAGCTCATCCGCGTCACCCTCGTCGACTACTTCACATCAGAGATCCTCCTCGACAGCCTCGTCTACCCGCAGGTCCGCATGGCGCACTACAACACGCGCTTCTCGGGTGTCTCCCGCCAAGACATGCAGGCTGCGCGATCAAAGGGCAAGTGTATCACTGGCGGGCTGGCCAACGTCAGGGCCGCCGTGTGGGAGTGGGTGAGCGCCGAGACCATTGTCGTCGGACACGCCGTCCACAACGACCTCGCATCACTGCGATGGATTCACCCCAAGGTGGTGGACTCCTTGATTCTCGCTACTAACGTGCGGGCCGAAACTGAGAGACTGGaagcggaggaggaggagagagCCAATAAGGAGGCCGAGAAAGCTGCCGCTGAGGCTGCTGCTGAAGCCGTCGCCGAAGGCGGCGTCAACTTGGAGGAAGAAGACCTAATCTCATTTGATAAGCCCGAATCCTTGGAAAAGACCGACGAGGGAGGAGGTCTCGCCGAGAGGAAGCCCCAGAAGCGCAAGGCCGGCGGGCTCTCCCTCAAGGCGCTGACATCCGAGATGCTTGGTCGTGACATCCAAAAGGGTAGGGTCGGTCACGACAGCCTGGAAGACGCCTTGGCGTCGAGGGATCTGGTGCACTGCTTCGTGGCCAAGAAGCTTGCGGAGTCGGTCCAGGACGGCGGACCGATCATACCTGGCTTCTGgtaa
- a CDS encoding O-methyltransferase: MIDLSKTFNTLATQLSQLASSTSSDVEKNSAAVDIAQRILAAARGPTPDWMDRVINVMELTGLKLLLDWNALAMIPLEGAITYAELAKKLSADEPLLRRLAWVLVSSGMLRQVDDDKIAHTEKSRQYLPGTSNELLLHMMFEEHVMTALKLPEYFEQYGRREPANRQHTPYAFSRGQPEKEIWEIHQENPAQVKRFMGVMEMVQSFIPLTGIYDFGWVATKLSEQHDRPLLVDVGGSKGHAIKAIMKENPFIPADRIVLQDRDEVIQQVVGLKDSGLDGVHLQVHDFHEAQPVRSTFTCYRSLARVREDQLTHADALIYWIRRCLHDYGDDVCATMLTQLSDAMSSDSKVLIVEYVLPSPPPPIGAMTDFGMLGIGGKERTANDWEVLVARSGLKIEKIHGLDMKMQVIECVKA; encoded by the exons ATGATTGACCTCTCCAAGACCTTCAATACGCTAGCAACTCAGCTTTCGCAGCTGGCAAGCTCGACGTCAAGCGATGTTGAAAAAAACAGCGCCGCCGTTGACATAGCTCAAAGGATCCTCGCGGCAGCTCGAGGACCGACACCAGACTGGATGGACCGGGTGATTAATGTCATGGAACTGACTGGACTTAAATTGCTCCTTGACTGGAACGCCCTGGCCATGATACCATTGGAGGGCGCTATCACATATGCTGAGTTGGCCAAAAAGCTGTCCGCGGATGAGCCTTTACTTC GACGGCTAGCCTGGGTGCTTGTTTCCAGCGGAATGTTGCGTCAGGTGGATGACGACAAGATCGCACATACAGAGAAATCACGCCAGTATCTTCCCGGGACATCTAATGAACTCCTGCTACACATGAT GTTCGAAGAGCATGTTATGACGGCTCTGAAGCTGCCTGAGTACTTTGAACAGTACGGCCGCCGGGAGCCGGCCAATCGGCAGCACACTCCCTATGCATTCTCACGCGGTCAGCCAGAAAAAGAGATCTGGGAGATTCACCAAGAGAACCCTGCGCAGGTAAAGAGGTTCATGGGAGTTATGGAGATGGTGCAGTCATTCATTCCTCTGACTGGTATTTACGACTTTGGTTGGGTGGCGACGAAGCTGTCGGAGCAGCATGACAGACCGCTTCTCGTGGATGTGGGTGGCAGCAAGGGCCACGCCATCAAGGCGATTATGAAGGAGAACCCTTTTATTCCAGCCGATCGCATAGTTCTCCAGGACAGAGATGAGGTGATTCAACAGGTTGTGGGCCTCAAAGATTCGGGGCTCGATGGTGTACACCTCCAGGTACACGACTTCCACGAAGCGCAACCTGTCAGAAGTACGTTTACATGCTATCGAAGTCTTGCCCGCGTCCGTGAAGATCAGCTGACACATGCAGACGCACTGATCTATTGGATCCGGCGATGTCTACACGACTATGGAGACGATGTCTGCGCCACGATGCTCACGCAGCTATCGGATGCCATGAGTTCGGACAGTAAGGTACTCATCGTCGAATACGTCCTTCCGAGCCCTCCCCCGCCCATTGGCGCCATGACAGACTTCGGCATGCTCGGAATTGGGGGCAAGGAACGGACAGCCAATGACTGGGAGGTGCTTGTTGCTAGGTCTGGGCTTAAGATTGAGAAGATTCATGGCCTGGACATGAAGATGCAGGTCATTGAGTGTGTCAAGGCCTGA
- a CDS encoding ATPase codes for MVLLKSESVIATQKIDPARASRLLKVFRDVTKGGKAIYTAVEARLFLEAVRTNTSPAACLEIITASEVARNAISNSIRIDSSISFMRAHVIPFIAYLSDPGLKMMYGGQLLHQVLLIIAYPPALWGKLLSAFRESQLTEDELQVFAWLCIELSGLSDSIIDTIVEDITNALDEKPFCEARNHGTRDLVYRIRKVLALRSSSGDENLEAAGGRHDNDFSSFRDISIFPTSDEFYSNAKPFYRMAAEVAAAGQVQRPRVHLDNQFRLLREDMLGELRDDFKVAMGRKKSKKRAQILSGLLPVGIDTGDDRRSRACAVALTCLGGLEIIKKLSPAKCKAFFDDHRNFLRHQSFGALCGEDHIVAFAFLLRDVDQLSKKPPIVTLQFTDSEATARALQALTPSNNLRFVLVDTPVFAYQPVLECLQEITELPLAERLLRLPNDEKSQPQDLLQQTSYVQQYVRRLEEMMKSGTRCLSLGTQTFRLDDSQLQSLLHALQSPLALIQGPPGTGKSFVGALAAKILLGDPEKRILVLSYTNHALDQFLEDLMKIGISSGDMVRLGSKSKESTSALSLEKQLRSYAYRRNNATWEHINGMKTEMDEVRREMGSACDLLVRDKVGSLELLSFLEFSDDDQLFYEAFLLPEQDRGFRIAGKSNRAMGPDYLLGRWITGQDAGELRHFVSSGSHDIWYLSMAQKSAHIQRWVECIRKERIEAVQNLIKRFNEAQEQVDRLFRESKCSFMQTKRVVGCTTTAAAMYKSLIKAANPDVVLVEEAGEILEAHVLTALHSDTKQLLLIGDHKQLRPKINNYALSVEKGDGFDLNRSLFERLILQGHDHVTLQKQHRMHPDISDLVRKMTYPDLLDGDKTKDRKPPKGFQGRVSFVNHSHPEDLAGDITDRRDVGVVSSKSNLYEARMVLKLVKYLGQQGYRTENLVILTPYLGQLRLLGEILSSENDPWLNDLDSFELIRAGLMTAAAGKVHDGSGSGRIKLSTIDNYQGEESDIVIVSLTRSNNNGDIGFMKAPERLNVLCSRARECLILFGNMETFMASGHGKAVWLPFFALLKEKNYLHDGFAISCQQHTGRTALLKEPDDFDMKCPEGGCDEACNVMLSCNIHKCLRRCHRLMDHSKISCHTKVAKHCDRGHMYSVDCNNRTQKCVECFKEDENSRRRLKRDLQMEVDRDVAQKRYAQDLQKVEDDLDLQRRLIMNEQEDLEQNRTLKERREELRALQQTRARAEMVKAAREAPKRVPGAFPDERKPTASPAPKPGSAEEEWLNLKSKFGASSSAMDQLMKMIGLESIKEEFLSIKSKVDTAARQRISLSTERFGCSLLGNPGTGKTTVARIFAQFLVSVGVIAGSRFEETSGSKLASLGVPGCQKLLDDILNDGGGVIFIDEAYQLSSGNSPGGRAVLDLLLAEVENLTGKIVFVLAGYNELMESFFAHNTGFPSRFPITMKFDDYDDDELLKILQFQIDNKYGCRMKWEDDLYLRIACRRLGRGRGKEGFGNARAIENLLSIVSSRQANRIRKAHRRGANPDDLLFTMEDLVGPEPSVALEHSKAWGKLQTLIGLSSVKESVRALIDSIQTNYVRELAEEPIIEYTLNKVFLGSPGTGKTTVAKLYAQILVDLGLLSNGEVIVKSPADFTGAVLGGSEAQTKGILASTVGKVLVIDEAYGLYGGSNSAWGGSDPYKTAVVDTIVAEVQSVPGEDRCVLLLGYKDQMEEMMQNVNPGLSRRFPLSSAFIFEDFEKADMRKILDLKLKLQGFSATDQAKQVASEMLERARNRPNFGNAGEVDILLNEAKARHQRRLTAKESHHVSTLEALDFDHDFDRADRAQTNVAKLFEGTVGCEKIVATLEGYQETVRCMKALNMDPKDSIPFNFIFRGPPGTGKTSTARKTGKVFYDMGFLAKAEVIDCSASDLIGEYIGQTGPKVQQLLEKALGKVLFVDEAYRLAEGQFAKEAVDEVVDSVTKDKYKNRLVIILAGYDEDINRLLSVNPGMSSRFPEVIDFHSLSPESCYELLLQILDKQKRTLHSKNSSNNLVMDCISNPSPDFKREIVATFHKLTTTAGWASARDVESLAKSIVSIAIKSCRDRRVTIDEDLVKQEFSKMLDERESREKQAGTMRGVPNLERIFQQMSLPPRTQSMQPTAYAKTAPEATEEGAESTPPECPVVEVSDESRVAKRDAGVSDEVWEQLERDKRAQEEKDAKYREMLEKKRKAVGAARDAILKELIEEEERRKKEEEQRKKAAMMGRCPMNFEWIKQSTGFRCAGGSHFISDEDIPILDSMSGSLD; via the exons ATGGTCCTGCTCAAGTCAGAGAGTGTCATTGCCACTCAAAAGATTGATCCTGCTCGCGCTTCCCGCCTCTTGAAAGTGTTCAGAGATGTCACTAAAGGTGGCAAAGCAATTTACACGGCAGTCGAGGCACGTCTGTTCCTCGAGGCAGTTCGAACGAACACCTCTCCCGCTGCCTGCCTGGAGATCATCACGGCTAGTGAGGTTGCACGCAATGCCATCAGCAACAGCATCCGGATCGATTCGTCAATCTCTTTCATGAGGGCACACGTTATACCATTCATTGCCTATTTGAGCGACCCCGGACTGAAGATGATGTACGGTGGGCAGCTTCTTCACCAAGTCCTACTCATCATCGCCTACCCACCAGCCCTCTGGGGAAAACTCCTGAGCGCTTTCCGAGAGTCTCAACTTACCGAAGACGAGCTTCAAGTCTTTGCGTGGCTCTGCATCGAGCTTTCCGGTCTCTCTGACAGCATAATCGATACCATCGTAGAGGACATCACGAACGCCTTGGACGAGAAGCCGTTTTGCGAGGCTCGGAACCATGGGACTCGTGACCTCGTCTACAGGATCAGAAAAGTACTCGCTCTCAGATCGTCTTCTGGCGATGAGAACCTCGAGGCAGCCGGAGGCCGCCATGACAATGACTTTTCGAGCTTTCGAGATATCTCAATCTTTCCAACGAGTGACGAGTTCTACTCCAATGCCAAACCTTTCTATCGAATGGCAGCCGAGGTTGCTGCCGCAGGTCAGGTTCAGCGACCGCGTGTTCATCTGGATAACCAGTTTCGCCTTCTTCGTGAAGACATGCTGGGCGAACTCCGTGATGATTTTAAAGTAGCTATGGGAAGAAAGAAGAGCAAGAAGAGGGCCCAGATACTCTCAGGATTGTTGCCTGTTGGCATTGACACCGGCGATGATAGGCGAAGCCGTGCTTGTGCGGTCGCGCTTACATGCCTCGGGGGACTGGAGATCATAAAGAAGCTATCACCGGCCAAATGCAAGGCCTTCTTTGATGACCACAGAAATTTCCTTCGACACCAGTCTTTCGGCGCTTTATGTGGTGAAGACCATATTGTCGCGTTCGCATTCCTGCTACGGGACGTGGACCAATTGTCGAAGAAGCCCCCCATCGTCACCCTGCAATTCACTGATAGTGAAGCTACTGCAAGAGCTTTGCAGGCACTTACACCGTCAAACAATCTCAGGTTCGTTCTTGTAGATACTCCGGTGTTTGCCTACCAACCCGTTCTGGAGTGTCTTCAGGAAATAACAGAGTTGCCTCTCGCAGAGAGGCTTCTGAGACTCCCAAACGATGAGAAAAGTCAACCACAAGACTTGCTTCAGCAAACTTCTTACGTCCAACAATATGTGAGAAGGTTGGAAGAGATGATGAAAAGTGGAACACGCTGCCTTTCCTTGGGCACGCAGACTTTCCGACTCGATGATTCTCAACTTCAATCGTTGCTGCATGCGTTACAGAGCCCTTTGGCACTCATCCAAGGCCCTCCTG GAACTGGAAAGTCATTCGTTGGCGCCTTGGCAGCTAAGATACTGCTGGGAGATCCGGAAAAGCGAATTTTGGTGCTGAGCTACACCAACCATGCCCTAGATCAGTTCCTCGAGGATCTGATGAAAATTGGCATTTCATCCGGTGATATGGTGCGCTTAGGATCGAAGTCAAAGGAATCAACTTCAGCCCTGTCACTGGAGAAGCAATTGCGAAGTTACGCCTACCGTCGAAATAATGCAACGTGGGAACACATCAACGGCATGAAAACAGAGATGGATGAAGTTCGAAGAGAGATGGGGTCGGCATGCGACCTTCTCGTCCGGGACAAGGTTGGTTCTTTGGAGCTCTTGAGCTTTCTCGAGTTCTCCGACGATGACCAGCTATTTTATGAAGCTTTTCTCTTACCCGAGCAAGACAGAGGCTTCCGGATCGCAGGCAAAAGTAACAGAGCCATGGGTCCCGACTATCTGCTGGGCCGGTGGATTACGGGACAAGATGCCGGTGAACTCCGTCACTTCGTCTCGTCTGGAAGCCACGATATCTGGTACTTGTCAATGGCTCAGAAATCTGCACATATCCAACGGTGGGTCGAGTGCATTCGCAAGGAACGAATCGAAGCAGTCCAGAATCTCATCAAGAGATTCAATGAAGCCCAGGAGCAAGTGGACAGGCTGTTCAGAGAGTCCAAATGCTCCTTTATGCAAACGAAGAGAGTCGTCGGATGTACAACAACCGCGGCTGCCATGTACAAGTCGCTGATCAAGGCTGCAAATCCCGATGTCGTTTTGGTTGAAGAGGCTGGTGAAATCCTCGAGGCTCACGTTTTGACTGCTTTGCACAGCGACACAAAGCAGCTCCTACTAATCGGAGACCATAAACAACTGCGACCCAAGATCAACAACTATGCTCTAAGCGTCGAAAAAGGAGACGGCTTCGATCTCAATCGCTCGCTCTTTGAACGACTGATTCTCCAGGGACACGACCACGTCACACTCCAAAAGCAGCATCGCATGCATCCCGATATCTCGGATCTTGTCCGGAAGATGACATACCCGGATCTATTGGACGGTGACAAGACCAAGGATCGGAAGCCTCCCAAGGGATTTCAGGGAAGAGTCAGCTTCGTCAACCACAGCCACCCAGAAGACCTGGCCGGCGATATTACCGATCGCCGCGACGTTGGTGTCGTCTCTAGTAAGAGTAATCTTTATGAAGCGCGAATGGTTCTGAAGCTAGTCAAATACCTTGGGCAGCAAGGATATCGCACTGAAAACCTCGTCATTCTCACGCCATATCTGGGACAATTGCGCCTACTCGGAGAAATCTTGAGCTCCGAGAATGACCCTTGGCTCAATGATTTAGATTCGTTTGAGCTCATTCGCGCGGGACTCATGACTGCTGCCGCCGGGAAAGTGCACGACGGATCAGGATCAGGAAGAATCAAACTTTCGACTATCG ATAACTACCAGGGCGAAGAGAGCGACATCGTCATTGTTTCTCTGACCCGGAGCAACAATAATGGCGACATCGGATTCATGAAAGCGCCTGAGCGGCTCAATGTTCTATGTTCTCGTGCGAGAGAGTGTCTCATTCTCTTCGGCAATATGGAAACCTTCATGGCATCTGGGCACGGAAAAGCAGTCTGGTTGCCTTTCTTCGCCTTACTGAAGGAGAAGAATTATCTACATGATGGATTCGCAATCAGCTGCCAACAGCACACTGGCAGGACCGCATTGCTCAAAGAACCGGACGACTTCGATATGAAGTGTCCTGAAGGTGGCTGCGACGAAGCTTG TAACGTCATGTTGTCTTGCAACATACATAAGTGCCTTCGCCGGTGCCATAGACTCATGGATCATAGCAAGATCAGTTGTCACACAAAGGTCGCAAAACACTGCGACAGGGGACATATGTACAGCGTTGACTGCAACAACCGAACTCAAAAATGCGTCGAATGCTTCAAGGAGGATGAGAATAGTCGGAGGCGCTTGAAGCGCGACTTGCAGATGGAAGTGGATCGCGATGTGGCACAGAAGAGATACGCTCAAGATCTACAAAAGGTAGAAGACGACTTGGATCTTCAGAGGAGACTGATAATGAATGAACAAGAGGACCTCGAGCAGAACAGGACTCTGAAAGAACGCAGAGAAGAACTCAGAGCTCTGCAGCAGACGAGAGCTCGTGCTGAGATGGTTAAGGCTGCCAGAGAAGCTCCCAAGAGAGTTCCGGGTGCTTTTCCAGATGAACGAAAACCTACAGCGAGCCCAGCCCCAAAACCCGGAAGCGCAGAGGAAGAGTGGCTGAATTTGAAGTCGAAATTCGGTGCTAGCAGCAGTGCCATGGATCAACTCATGAAGATGATCGGGCTCGAGAGCATTAAAGAGGAGTTCCTCTCCATCAAGTCCAAAGTCGACACGGCGGCGAGACAGAGGATTTCATTGTCGACGGAGAGGTTTGGCTGCTCCCTCTTGGGGAACCCCGGAACAG GCAAAACTACCGTAGCACGGATCTTTGCCCAATTTTTGGTGTCGGTGGGCGTCATAGCTGGCAGTCGCTTCGAAGAGACGTCTGGATCGAAACTAGCATCTCTAGGTGTGCCTGGCTGCCAGAAGCTGTTAGATGACATTTTGAATGACGGCGGTGGTGTGATCTTTATTGACGAAGCATATCAACTATCCTCAGGCAATAGTCCCGGTGGCCGCGCAGTCCTTGATCTCCTGCTCGCGGAAGTTGAGAACCTTACCGGCAAGATTGTCTTCGTTCTCGCTGGGTACAACGAACTGATGGAGTCTTTCTTCGCGCACAACACTGGGTTTCCAAGTCGGTTTCCGATTACGATGAAGTTTGACGACTACGATGATGACGAGCTTCTGAAGATCCTTCAGTTCCAGATTGACAATAAGTACGGATGCCGCATGAAGTGGGAAGATGATCTCTATCTCCGCATCGCCTGTCGTAGACTTGGACGAGGGCGCGGAAAGGAAGGGTTTGGCAATGCGCGAGCAATTGAAAATCTCCTTTCCATTGTCTCCAGCCGGCAGGCCAATCGAATTCGGAAGGCTCATCGAAGGGGCGCGAACCCGGACGATCTCCTGTTCACAATGGAGGATTTGGTCGGACCTGAACCTTCAGTTGCCCTCGAGCACAGCAAAGCTTGGGGGAAATTACAGACCTTGATCGGCCTTAGTTCAGTCAAAGAATCAGTTCGAGCCTTGATCGATAGCATCCAGACCAACTATGTTCGCGAGCTGGCGGAAGAACCCATCATCGAGTATACGCTCAATAAAGTCTTTCTCGGTTCGCCAGGAACGGGAAAGACCACTGTCGCCAAGCTGTACGCCCAGATCCTTGTTGACTTAGGTCTGTTATCGAATGGAGAGG TGATTGTCAAAAGTCCGGCGGACTTCACGGGTGCTGTACTAGGAGGCTCCGAGGCCCAGACCAAAGGCATATTAGCGTCGACCGTCGGTAAGGTTCTCGTCATTGACGAGGCTTACGGATTATACGGGGGCAGTAACTCAGCTTGGGGAGGTTCTGACCCCTACAAAACTGCCGTAGTAGACACCATTGTTGCTGAGGTCCAAAGTGTTCCAGGAGAAGATCGATGTGTTCTTCTTCTGGGTTATAAGGACCAGATGGAGGAGATGATGCAGAACGTCAACCCGGGCTTAAGTCGACGATTTCCATTGTCGTCAGCCTTTATCTTCGAAGACTTCGAGAAGGCAGACATGCGGAAGATCTTGGACCTCAAACTCAAGTTACAAGGATTTTCCGCTACTGATCAGGCCAAGCAAGTCGCCTCAGAGATGCTCGAGAGGGCCCGCAACCGACCAAACTTTGGCAATGCAGGAGAAGTGGACATTCTCCTGAACGAGGCAAAGGCACGTCATCAGCGACGACTGACAGCTAAAGAAAGCCATCACGTCTCTACCCTCGAAGCTCTGGACTTTGACCACGACTTTGACCGCGCAGATCGGGCTCAGACCAATGTTGCCAAACTCTTCGAGGGGACCGTTGGTTGCGAGAAGATTGTCGCCACCCTTGAGGGATACCAGGAGACTGTACGTTGTATGAAGGCACTGAATATGGACCCTAAGGATAGTATTCCTTTCAACTTCATCTTCCGCGGCCCTCCAGGTACGGGCAAGACCTCAACAGCGAGAAAGACGGGCAAAGTCTTCTACGATATGGGGTTCTTGGCCAAGGCAGAAGTTATTGACTGCTCTGCATCTGATCTCATCGGCGAATACATCGGCCAGACCGGCCCTAAAGTGCAGCAACTCCTGGAAAAGGCTCTTGGAAAAGTACTGTTTGTCGATGAAGCTTACCGTCTTGCGGAAGGACAATTTGCCAAAGAGGCAGTTGATGAGGTTGTCGATTCGGTGACGAAGGACAAGTACAAGAATCGCCTTGTAATAATCCTAGCTGGATACGACGAGGACATCAATCGGCTACTTTCAGTCAACCCGGGAATGTCAAGTCGGTTCCCAGAAGTCATCGACTTCCACAGCCTTAGCCCCGAGAGTTGCTACGAGCTTCTGCTGCAGATTCTAGATAAGCAGAAGCGAACTCTTCACAGTAAGAATTCATCTAATAATCTCGTAATGGATTGTATATCGAATCCATCGCCCGATTTCAAGAGGGAAATTGTCGCTACGTTTCACAAACTCACTACAACCGCCGGATGGGCTAGCGCCCGAGATGTGGAAAGCCTTGCCAAGTCGATTGTTAGCATCGCGATCAAGTCTTGCCGAGACCGACGGGTGACAATCGACGAAGATCTTGTAAAGCAAGAATTCTCCAAGATGCTCGATGAGCGCGAAAGCCGGGAGAAGCAGGCAGGGACCATGCGTGGCGTGCCCAATCTCGAGCGAATATTCCAGCAGATGTCATTACCCCCTCGAACACAAAGCATGCAACCAACAGCTTATGCAAAAACCGCCCCCGAAGCGACTGAAGAGGGAGCAGAATCAACGCCTCCCGAGTGTCCAGTGGTGGAAGTCAGTGATGAGAGTCGAGTAGCAAAACGCGACGCCGGTGTCAGCGATGAGGTCTGGGAACAATTGGAGAGGGACAAGAGGGCTCAAGAGGAAAAGGATGCCAAGTACCGAGAAATGCTCGAGAAGAAGCGCAAAGCAGTGGGGGCTGCCAGGGACGCAATTCTCAAGGAGCTCATTGAGGAAGAAGAGCGACGgaagaaagaagaagagcagcGCAAGAAAGCCGCGATGATGGGCCGATGCCCCATGAATTTTGAGTGGATCAAGCAGAGTACGGGGTTCCGGTGTGCGGGAGGTTCACATTTCATCTCTGATGAGGATATT CCCATACTGGATTCCATGTCTGGATCCTTGGACTAA
- a CDS encoding geranylgeranyl pyrophosphate synthetase yields MEPAIQAILMAHPEPSPRPVDIVACGSTIGNLLRFIRGDERPFRMLLEVVGDAVHLIRRENSPKETMSDVRGYGHKFPEAYTTWDSEVRGSTSHQRIIQYDFGGLRCLVRHEGDGYLQHKQGSSTNDTRTTFVENVSVDSLIENLKVKETAPGSPQDQSQQVQLKSGGFEVPQCAVFDLKTRSVKRKGSDFLGEELPRLWAAQIPNFILAYHDRGTFKDIEVMDVVQEVKAWETSKNPELSRLAALLSHIVRLARAQRNDRLELSRQHLDRLEIRNQCPGLSSAFSSEVNDEWAMWLAGDDTQDGPSTDGEDGLQWSDGEGDYTACSESCSYCGKCTY; encoded by the coding sequence ATGGAGCCCGCCATCCAAGCTATCCTGATGGCACACCCCGAGCCCTCTCCCAGGCCCGTTGACATCGTTGCCTGCGGTAGTACCATCGGGAACTTGCTCCGCTTCATCCGAGGTGACGAGAGACCCTTCCGGATGCTCCTCGAGGTGGTTGGCGATGCTGTCCACCTAATCCGTAGGGAAAATTCCCCGAAAGAGACAATGTCTGATGTCAGGGGCTACGGACACAAGTTTCCAGAGGCTTACACGACTTGGGATTCTGAAGTCCGTGGTTCAACATCTCATCAGCGGATCATTCAATACGACTTTGGGGGGCTTCGTTGCCTTGTTCGTCACGAGGGTGATGGCTACCTCCAACATAAACAAGGCTCCTCTACGAACGATACCCGCACCACCTTTGTTGAAAATGTTTCAGTCGATAGCCTGATCGAAAACCTCAAAGTCAAGGAGACGGCACCAGGGAGTCCGCAAGACCAATCTCAGCAAGTACAACTGAAGAGTGGCGGGTTTGAGGTGCCCCAATGTGCAGTTTTTGATCTCAAGACTCGGTCAGTTAAGCGCAAAGGCAGTGATTTCCTTGGCGAGGAACTTCCGCGTTTATGGGCTGCCCAGATTCCTAACTTCATCCTGGCCTACCATGATAGGGGCACGTTCAAGGATATTGAGGTCATGGATGTGGTTCAGGAGGTCAAAGCCTGGGAGACATCGAAGAACCCGGAGCTCTCTCGACTAGCGGCGCTCCTGTCTCACATTGTCCGCCTTGCTCGTGCACAGAGGAATGACAGGCTTGAGCTCAGCCGCCAACATCTCGACAGGCTCGAGATTCGGAACCAGTGCCCTGGACTATCTTCCGCATTCTCTAGTGAAGTCAATGATGAGTGGGCAATGTGGCTAGCTGGAGATGATACACAGGATGGCCCGAGTACGGATGGTGAGGATGGACTTCAGTGGAGCGATGGCGAAGGTGACTACACAGCCTGTTCCGAGAGCTGTTCATACTGTGGAAAGTGTACGTATTGA